One stretch of Planococcus sp. PAMC 21323 DNA includes these proteins:
- a CDS encoding heptaprenyl diphosphate synthase component 1, whose translation MKGHQIQSKIISMEIEVLKAVRQRTLDQFTEGPSVKESRLFFLLLPFFSGKNWSPDIEASANTVSIVYAALHAHDQIKEDAPIIKEQQLTVLAGDLYSGIYYQMLVNTKNIELVQRLATAIIKVSESKTSFFEKNYRTVEEIEQAITVIETELLMSFYTFYGYTEYGPLAKNALLYIRYTEELNRLQSKHYTHLLRELNTNLVHENYTKYWLMEKLDSLHEQILASIADCALDYELAQFLLHQITPHQHRAEQLTREG comes from the coding sequence ATGAAGGGACATCAAATACAATCGAAAATTATCTCAATGGAAATCGAGGTCTTAAAAGCTGTGCGACAGCGGACGCTCGATCAATTTACAGAAGGTCCCTCTGTCAAAGAGTCCCGTTTGTTTTTTTTACTATTGCCATTTTTTAGTGGAAAAAATTGGTCGCCAGATATTGAAGCCTCTGCAAATACGGTTTCCATCGTTTATGCGGCATTGCATGCGCATGATCAAATAAAAGAAGATGCCCCTATTATTAAAGAACAGCAACTTACGGTGTTAGCTGGGGACTTATACAGTGGTATTTATTATCAAATGTTGGTAAACACTAAAAATATTGAGTTAGTCCAACGATTGGCAACAGCTATTATTAAAGTAAGTGAAAGCAAAACATCTTTTTTCGAAAAGAATTACAGAACGGTCGAAGAAATCGAACAAGCAATTACCGTTATTGAAACCGAACTTTTAATGTCATTTTATACATTCTATGGTTATACCGAATATGGACCATTAGCAAAAAATGCGCTTCTTTATATACGTTATACTGAAGAGTTAAATCGACTTCAATCTAAACATTACACGCATTTGCTACGTGAGTTAAATACAAATCTAGTCCATGAAAATTATACTAAATACTGGCTAATGGAAAAGTTGGATAGCCTGCATGAACAGATCTTGGCGTCTATCGCCGATTGTGCACTTGATTATGAATTGGCACAATTTCTGCTCCATCAAATAACCCCGCACCAGCATAGAGCTGAGCAGCTGACCCGAGAAGGATGA
- a CDS encoding HU family DNA-binding protein has translation MNKTELVNSVAEAAELSRKDAAKAVDAAFETIQDALTKGEKVQLIGFGNFEVRERAARKGRNPQTGAEIEIAASKVPAFKPGKALKDAVK, from the coding sequence ATGAACAAAACAGAATTAGTGAACTCTGTTGCTGAAGCAGCTGAACTTTCACGTAAAGACGCTGCCAAAGCAGTTGACGCTGCATTTGAGACGATTCAAGACGCTTTAACTAAAGGTGAAAAAGTACAGTTGATCGGATTCGGTAACTTTGAAGTACGCGAACGCGCGGCCCGCAAAGGACGTAACCCGCAAACTGGTGCTGAAATCGAAATCGCTGCAAGCAAAGTTCCTGCATTTAAGCCAGGTAAAGCGCTTAAAGACGCAGTGAAGTAA
- the folE gene encoding GTP cyclohydrolase I FolE — translation MIDVKTQKVDLDKIEQAVLMILEAVGEDVSREGLQDTPKRVAKMYAEVFSGLKEDPKEYFKTVFHEGHEELVLVKDIPFYSMCEHHLVPFFGKAHIAYIPRDGVVTGLSKLARAVETVSKRPQLQERITSSIAESLMETLNPHGVYVMVEAEHMCMTMRGIKKPGAKTVTAVSRGVFETDAIKRSEVITYINMN, via the coding sequence GTGATAGATGTGAAAACACAAAAAGTAGATCTTGATAAAATCGAGCAGGCAGTCTTGATGATTTTAGAGGCAGTTGGCGAAGACGTAAGCCGCGAAGGGTTACAAGATACGCCGAAAAGGGTAGCTAAGATGTATGCGGAAGTATTTTCTGGATTAAAAGAAGATCCCAAAGAGTATTTCAAAACTGTTTTTCATGAAGGTCATGAAGAATTAGTGCTAGTTAAAGACATCCCGTTCTATTCGATGTGTGAGCATCATCTCGTGCCTTTTTTCGGGAAAGCACATATTGCTTACATTCCTCGTGATGGAGTCGTAACTGGATTAAGTAAATTGGCTCGCGCTGTTGAAACGGTTTCTAAACGTCCTCAGCTACAGGAGCGTATTACCTCTTCTATTGCTGAATCTTTAATGGAAACATTAAACCCGCATGGTGTTTACGTCATGGTTGAAGCAGAACATATGTGTATGACTATGAGAGGGATCAAAAAGCCGGGAGCCAAAACAGTAACAGCTGTTTCCAGAGGAGTTTTTGAAACTGATGCAATTAAACGTTCAGAAGTAATTACTTATATCAATATGAACTAA
- the aroB gene encoding 3-dehydroquinate synthase, which translates to MKQLQVEADHPYLVHIGAGAFDLFADTYRPLLDAADQIVVIADEKVAELHLQYLLNYLTDWDIRVLTIPAGESAKSVETFMACHSFLLSENCSRNSILLAFGGGATGDVAGFVASTFMRGIPFIQLPTTILAHDSAVGGKTAINHELGKNMIGTFYQPKAVLYDSALLNTLPPGEVRSGMAEVIKHAFISNEQWLSELLAIEDFSLLTEEDLNRHLEKGIAVKAAIVEEDEFEGGVRKYLNFGHTLAHALEGNLGYGKITHGEAVVLGMSYALLLSGHKKLDEFIQWAKVNDYPLNLLQEIQFEALLPYMKKDKKSSRGELNFVLLEQTGQPYVDKVDEQRAFAAYEKLVLQIGEVI; encoded by the coding sequence ATGAAGCAATTGCAGGTCGAAGCTGATCATCCTTATCTTGTCCATATTGGTGCCGGAGCATTCGATTTGTTTGCGGATACTTATCGCCCTTTACTAGATGCGGCTGACCAGATTGTGGTTATCGCTGATGAAAAAGTGGCCGAGCTTCACTTACAATATTTGTTGAATTATTTAACCGATTGGGACATTCGTGTATTAACGATTCCTGCCGGGGAAAGTGCGAAATCTGTGGAGACCTTTATGGCCTGCCACAGCTTTCTGCTATCTGAAAACTGTTCTCGAAATTCGATATTATTAGCATTTGGCGGAGGAGCTACTGGAGACGTTGCAGGATTTGTTGCATCAACCTTTATGCGCGGCATTCCTTTTATTCAGCTTCCAACGACGATTTTGGCTCATGATAGCGCAGTAGGCGGAAAAACAGCGATCAATCATGAGTTGGGTAAAAATATGATTGGCACATTTTATCAGCCAAAAGCTGTTTTATACGACAGCGCATTATTAAACACTTTACCCCCTGGAGAAGTCCGTTCTGGAATGGCTGAAGTGATCAAACACGCTTTTATATCCAATGAACAATGGCTGTCAGAGCTGTTAGCGATTGAAGATTTTAGTCTTTTGACTGAAGAAGATTTAAATCGTCATTTAGAAAAAGGAATTGCTGTAAAAGCGGCAATTGTTGAAGAGGATGAATTTGAAGGCGGCGTTCGAAAATATTTGAATTTCGGCCATACTTTGGCTCATGCCCTGGAAGGTAATTTAGGGTACGGTAAGATTACACATGGCGAAGCGGTCGTACTTGGAATGTCCTATGCATTATTATTATCAGGCCATAAAAAATTGGATGAATTTATTCAGTGGGCGAAGGTAAATGACTATCCGCTTAACTTGCTACAAGAAATTCAATTTGAAGCATTATTGCCATATATGAAAAAAGATAAAAAGTCATCAAGAGGGGAACTGAATTTTGTTCTTCTTGAACAGACAGGTCAGCCATATGTGGACAAAGTAGATGAACAGCGTGCCTTTGCAGCCTACGAAAAATTAGTTTTACAGATAGGAGAAGTGATTTGA
- a CDS encoding prephenate dehydrogenase codes for MTKHVLIIGLGLIGGSLAKALQRNKDVHVAGYDSSALTARKAFKMGIIHSSPPSLEQAAAEADVIVFATPVGATIKLMEQSKYWKLKDDVILTDTGSTKLKIMEASKKLNRLFIGGHPMAGSHKSGVEAAKEVLFENAFYILTPDEKTDEKSLQFLKDLLSVTKAKIKVLAAEEHDHMTAVVSHFPHLIAASLVHQLDQENKFPFARQLAAGGFRDTTRIASANPEMWRDITTQNNAMIVHQLDNWMQQMEHLKEMLQQNDPEPIEQFFNHAKVVRDELPIAGHGAMFSVFDLYIDIPDVPGIISELTGYLAEEQISIVNIRILETREDVFGILVISFQTNEDRTRAQKCITTRTVYDTYIS; via the coding sequence GTGACCAAGCACGTATTAATCATTGGATTAGGCTTAATCGGTGGATCTTTGGCAAAAGCGCTTCAGCGTAACAAGGATGTCCATGTGGCAGGCTACGATTCAAGTGCATTAACAGCGCGAAAAGCTTTTAAAATGGGCATCATACATAGTTCACCGCCATCGCTCGAACAAGCTGCAGCGGAAGCTGATGTGATTGTTTTTGCTACGCCAGTTGGAGCGACCATTAAACTAATGGAGCAAAGCAAATACTGGAAACTAAAAGACGATGTCATTTTGACAGACACAGGCAGTACGAAATTGAAGATAATGGAAGCTTCTAAAAAGCTAAACCGCCTGTTTATTGGTGGTCACCCAATGGCAGGGTCGCATAAAAGTGGTGTAGAAGCAGCAAAAGAAGTGTTGTTTGAAAATGCTTTTTATATTTTAACACCTGATGAAAAAACTGATGAGAAAAGTCTTCAATTTCTTAAAGATTTACTGTCGGTCACAAAAGCTAAAATCAAAGTGCTAGCAGCAGAAGAACATGATCATATGACAGCGGTGGTTAGTCATTTTCCGCATTTAATCGCAGCTTCACTTGTTCATCAATTAGACCAAGAAAATAAATTTCCATTTGCACGGCAACTGGCAGCTGGTGGTTTTCGAGACACAACGCGTATCGCATCAGCAAATCCAGAAATGTGGCGAGATATCACGACTCAAAACAATGCCATGATTGTTCATCAATTAGACAACTGGATGCAACAAATGGAGCATTTGAAAGAAATGCTCCAACAAAATGATCCCGAACCAATCGAACAATTTTTTAATCATGCAAAAGTCGTTAGAGATGAGCTCCCGATTGCTGGTCACGGGGCGATGTTCTCTGTATTTGATTTATACATAGATATACCGGATGTGCCTGGTATTATTTCTGAACTGACTGGTTATTTAGCAGAAGAACAAATCAGCATTGTCAATATTCGAATTTTAGAAACGCGTGAAGACGTATTTGGTATTCTCGTTATTAGTTTTCAAACAAACGAAGACCGTACGCGTGCGCAAAAATGCATTACTACACGAACAGTTTACGATACATATATTTCCTGA
- the mtrB gene encoding trp RNA-binding attenuation protein MtrB → MAQTEYIIIRAQEDGVNVIGLTRGNDTKFHHTEKLDKGEVMIAQFTEHTSAMKIRGKAEIHSAHGIVESEAKK, encoded by the coding sequence ATGGCTCAGACAGAATACATTATTATTCGCGCTCAAGAAGATGGCGTTAACGTTATTGGATTGACTCGAGGGAACGATACAAAATTTCACCATACTGAAAAATTGGATAAAGGCGAAGTGATGATTGCTCAGTTTACTGAACACACTTCAGCTATGAAGATTCGTGGTAAAGCGGAGATTCATTCTGCCCATGGTATCGTTGAAAGCGAAGCTAAAAAATAA
- the ndk gene encoding nucleoside-diphosphate kinase, producing MEKTFLMVKPDGVQRNVIGEIVARFEKKGYHLAGAKLMQIPTELAEEHYGEHKERPFFGELVEFITSGPVFAMVWEGENVILTARQMMGATNPKDAAPGTIRGDFAVTVGKNMIHGSDSAESAKREIGLFFKEEELVSYEKTMNNWVN from the coding sequence TTGGAAAAAACATTTTTAATGGTTAAACCAGATGGCGTTCAACGCAACGTAATCGGAGAAATCGTCGCACGTTTCGAGAAAAAAGGATATCATTTAGCAGGCGCTAAATTAATGCAAATTCCTACTGAATTGGCTGAAGAGCATTACGGCGAGCACAAAGAGCGTCCTTTCTTCGGTGAATTAGTAGAATTCATCACTTCAGGTCCTGTATTCGCAATGGTATGGGAAGGCGAAAACGTTATTTTGACTGCACGTCAAATGATGGGCGCTACAAACCCTAAAGACGCAGCTCCAGGAACAATCCGCGGCGACTTCGCAGTTACTGTTGGGAAAAACATGATTCACGGTTCAGATTCTGCTGAAAGCGCAAAACGCGAAATCGGTTTGTTCTTCAAAGAAGAAGAATTAGTATCATACGAAAAAACAATGAATAACTGGGTTAACTAA
- the hepT gene encoding heptaprenyl diphosphate synthase component II yields the protein MEKMKLKLLYSDLKPELEMIEKELEQAVDSESLLLNDASLHLLQAGGKRIRPVFVLLAGKFGNYDIDVMKKVAVPLELIHMASLVHDDVIDDSEIRRGQPTVKAQWNNSVAMYTGDFILARALERITEIESPRVHEILSKTLIEVCRGEIIQIQDKYRLDQNLRDYFRRIKRKTALLISSSCELGALVSGTDEKTAAHLRRFGYFIGMSFQIIDDILDFTSTDEELGKPAGSDFIQGNMTLPILCARKDPKLYTMLKDNLNRDLSDEERYKVVEAVRNSSGIEEAKAMSERYLQKALRELSFLPKGQGVKTMRKIAFFIGKRKF from the coding sequence GTGGAAAAGATGAAGTTGAAATTGCTCTATTCCGATCTTAAGCCGGAACTAGAAATGATTGAGAAGGAATTGGAACAGGCAGTGGATTCCGAATCTCTCCTTTTAAATGATGCGTCTCTTCATTTATTGCAGGCCGGAGGGAAAAGAATCCGACCTGTTTTTGTTTTGCTTGCAGGAAAATTTGGGAACTATGACATCGATGTGATGAAAAAAGTGGCTGTTCCACTCGAATTAATCCATATGGCTTCACTCGTCCACGATGACGTTATTGATGACTCAGAAATTCGTAGAGGTCAACCAACCGTTAAAGCGCAGTGGAATAATAGTGTAGCAATGTATACGGGTGATTTTATTTTGGCGCGAGCATTAGAACGCATTACTGAAATTGAATCACCGCGGGTACACGAAATTTTATCGAAAACTTTAATAGAAGTTTGTCGGGGCGAAATTATTCAAATTCAAGACAAGTACAGATTAGATCAAAATTTACGTGATTATTTCCGTCGCATAAAACGAAAAACTGCATTATTAATTTCATCAAGCTGTGAACTGGGAGCGCTCGTTTCCGGTACTGATGAAAAAACTGCAGCTCATTTAAGACGTTTTGGTTATTTTATCGGAATGTCGTTTCAAATTATTGATGATATCCTAGACTTCACTTCAACTGATGAAGAGCTAGGAAAACCAGCAGGTAGTGATTTTATCCAAGGGAATATGACGTTGCCGATTTTATGTGCCAGAAAAGATCCTAAACTTTATACGATGTTAAAAGATAATTTAAACAGAGATTTGTCAGATGAAGAGCGTTATAAAGTTGTGGAAGCGGTTCGCAACAGTTCGGGGATTGAAGAAGCAAAGGCGATGAGCGAACGCTACTTGCAAAAGGCTTTGCGTGAACTTTCTTTCTTACCAAAAGGGCAAGGCGTGAAAACGATGCGCAAAATTGCATTTTTTATTGGAAAACGAAAATTTTAA
- the aroH gene encoding chorismate mutase, which yields MIRGVRGAITVSTDQAEEVLKETKRLVLEMAKENKIEPDDVASVIISTTTDISSAFPAKAVRTIDNWNYVPVMCTHEMDVPGSMPLCIRVMMHVNTQLEQKEIHHVYLNEATKLRPDLSAKSQVISK from the coding sequence ATGATACGTGGAGTAAGAGGAGCAATTACGGTTTCTACAGATCAGGCAGAAGAAGTGCTAAAAGAAACAAAACGTCTTGTTTTGGAAATGGCCAAAGAAAATAAAATTGAACCAGACGATGTCGCATCAGTCATCATTTCAACGACAACTGATATTTCATCAGCTTTTCCTGCAAAAGCCGTGCGAACAATAGATAATTGGAATTATGTACCGGTTATGTGCACACATGAAATGGATGTTCCTGGGAGCATGCCTCTATGTATTCGTGTCATGATGCATGTGAATACACAACTAGAGCAAAAAGAAATTCACCATGTTTACTTAAATGAAGCGACGAAACTGCGTCCGGATCTATCAGCAAAAAGCCAGGTGATTTCAAAGTGA
- the aroC gene encoding chorismate synthase codes for MRYLTAGESHGPQLTAIIEGLPAQLPLTAEMVNKELKRRQGGHGRGRRMQIEKDTVEIVSGVRHGKTLGSPVALVVKNDDWKHWTSIMGIEPIEETEEVKRQIARPRPGHADLNGGMKYGHRDLRNVLERSSARETTVRVAVGAVAKQLLAELGIKIVSHVTEIGGIKVDPESYIGKSVDDIREIVENDAVYCADPTVTKKMTDLIDQTKKNGDSIGGTVEVIVEGMPAGIGSYVHYDRKLDAKLAAAIMSINAFKGVEFGLGFEMARKPGSEVHDEILWDKENGYTRNTNNLGGFEGGMTTGMPIIVRGVMKPIPTLYKPLKSVDIETKEPFQASIERSDSCAVPAASIVAEHVVAWEVANALLDQFDADQMPRLVDNLKNYMNYTKEF; via the coding sequence ATGCGTTATTTAACAGCTGGAGAATCACACGGTCCGCAATTGACTGCCATCATAGAGGGGTTGCCGGCGCAGTTGCCTTTGACGGCAGAAATGGTTAATAAAGAACTTAAGAGACGCCAAGGTGGCCACGGTCGTGGCAGAAGAATGCAAATCGAAAAAGATACGGTTGAAATTGTATCTGGTGTACGACATGGTAAAACATTAGGTTCACCTGTCGCTTTAGTCGTCAAAAATGATGATTGGAAACATTGGACATCGATAATGGGAATTGAACCAATTGAAGAAACAGAAGAAGTGAAACGCCAAATAGCTCGTCCACGTCCAGGTCATGCAGATTTAAACGGTGGAATGAAATATGGTCACCGTGACCTTCGAAATGTCTTAGAACGCTCTTCAGCACGTGAAACAACCGTGCGTGTAGCAGTAGGGGCAGTTGCAAAGCAGTTATTAGCAGAACTTGGTATTAAAATTGTTTCTCACGTTACGGAAATCGGTGGTATAAAAGTGGATCCTGAAAGTTATATCGGGAAGTCAGTCGATGATATTCGTGAAATTGTTGAAAATGATGCGGTTTATTGTGCTGATCCAACAGTAACAAAAAAAATGACTGATTTAATTGATCAAACGAAAAAAAATGGAGATTCAATCGGTGGTACTGTCGAAGTTATTGTCGAAGGTATGCCAGCAGGTATTGGAAGCTACGTTCATTATGACCGTAAACTGGATGCGAAACTTGCTGCGGCAATAATGAGCATTAACGCTTTTAAAGGTGTTGAGTTTGGGTTAGGATTTGAGATGGCTAGAAAACCAGGCAGTGAAGTTCATGATGAAATTTTATGGGACAAAGAAAATGGCTATACACGTAACACAAATAATTTAGGTGGATTTGAAGGTGGTATGACGACAGGCATGCCAATTATTGTAAGAGGTGTGATGAAACCAATTCCTACTTTATACAAACCACTAAAAAGTGTAGATATTGAAACAAAAGAACCGTTCCAAGCAAGCATTGAACGTTCAGATAGTTGTGCAGTACCAGCAGCTTCAATTGTTGCGGAACACGTTGTAGCTTGGGAAGTAGCAAACGCATTATTAGATCAGTTTGATGCGGATCAAATGCCGCGTTTGGTTGATAACTTGAAAAACTACATGAATTACACGAAGGAGTTTTAA
- a CDS encoding demethylmenaquinone methyltransferase, with product MPKTKEQRVHEVFEKISENYDQMNSVISFQQHNKWREDTMSKMQVPKGASAIDVCCGTADWTIALGEAVGETGQVIGLDFSQNMLNVGHDKTKDMPQIKLIQGNAMSLPYPDNSFDFATIGFGLRNVPDYRQALAEMHRVLKPGGMIACLETSQPENIVFKPFFRMYFRFIMPVFGKLFAKSYKEYSWLQESAKSFPGMKQLAKLFVEVGFKKVKYKPYTGGAAALHLGIKKVN from the coding sequence ATGCCTAAAACGAAAGAACAGAGAGTCCACGAAGTTTTTGAAAAAATATCTGAAAACTACGATCAAATGAATTCAGTGATCAGTTTTCAGCAACATAATAAATGGCGTGAAGATACGATGTCTAAAATGCAAGTACCAAAAGGTGCCTCAGCTATCGATGTTTGCTGCGGAACAGCTGACTGGACAATTGCATTAGGCGAAGCAGTGGGAGAAACTGGACAAGTAATCGGGCTCGATTTTAGTCAGAACATGTTGAATGTTGGTCATGATAAAACAAAAGATATGCCGCAAATTAAATTGATTCAAGGAAATGCAATGTCTCTACCTTATCCGGACAATTCTTTTGATTTTGCAACAATCGGTTTTGGCTTGCGCAATGTACCCGATTATCGTCAAGCGCTAGCTGAAATGCATCGTGTTTTGAAACCAGGGGGCATGATTGCTTGTCTTGAAACATCACAGCCTGAAAATATCGTATTTAAACCATTTTTTAGAATGTATTTCCGTTTTATCATGCCGGTATTCGGTAAGCTTTTTGCTAAAAGTTATAAAGAATACTCATGGTTGCAAGAATCGGCAAAATCATTTCCAGGCATGAAGCAATTAGCGAAATTATTTGTAGAAGTCGGATTTAAAAAAGTAAAATACAAACCTTATACAGGAGGCGCCGCAGCCCTCCATTTAGGAATTAAAAAAGTAAATTAG
- the aroA gene encoding 3-phosphoshikimate 1-carboxyvinyltransferase: protein MALSLAFKKPSLKGSILVPGDKSISHRAIMFGSIATGKTTVEGFLMGDDCLSTIACFKKLGVKIDVTDELVTIESEGEEFWEEPSEVLDTGNSGTTTRLMLGLLAGTSFHAVMAGDESIAKRPMKRIINPLREMGADIRGRQDGQYTPLAVQGTPLKAIEYTLPVASAQVKSAVLLAALKAEGETIIHEPIASRDHTEIMIEHFGATITREDHVIKLEGGQKLTAAHVQVPGDISSAAFMIGAALITEDSKVTLNNVGINPTRTGILDVVEKMGAIIEIKEKEIAGERSADLTIYSSALKGIEIGGDLIPRLIDEIPLIALIATQAEGTTVIKDAEELRVKETDRIAAVVKELSKMGADIEATEDGMIIHGPTVLSGAEMTSYGDHRLGMMAAIAALVATDEVAIDDPECISISYPNFFEQLNLLTN from the coding sequence ATGGCATTATCGTTAGCATTTAAAAAACCAAGTTTAAAAGGTAGCATACTTGTTCCAGGAGACAAATCTATTTCTCACCGGGCTATTATGTTCGGGTCGATCGCAACTGGTAAGACGACAGTTGAAGGTTTTCTTATGGGAGATGATTGTTTAAGTACGATTGCTTGTTTTAAAAAGCTTGGCGTCAAAATTGACGTTACAGATGAATTAGTGACAATTGAAAGCGAAGGAGAAGAGTTTTGGGAAGAGCCTTCAGAAGTTTTGGATACAGGAAACTCTGGAACGACCACACGCTTAATGCTTGGACTATTAGCCGGCACATCTTTTCATGCAGTGATGGCTGGAGATGAGTCAATCGCTAAACGCCCAATGAAGCGCATCATTAATCCGCTTCGTGAGATGGGTGCGGATATTCGTGGTCGCCAAGACGGACAATATACGCCGTTGGCAGTTCAGGGAACGCCATTAAAAGCAATTGAATACACATTGCCAGTAGCCAGTGCGCAAGTCAAATCAGCCGTTCTACTGGCTGCTTTAAAAGCAGAAGGTGAAACAATCATCCATGAACCTATCGCCTCGCGTGATCATACAGAAATAATGATAGAACATTTTGGCGCAACAATTACACGGGAAGATCATGTAATCAAACTTGAAGGCGGTCAAAAACTGACAGCTGCTCATGTTCAAGTACCCGGTGATATATCTTCTGCGGCATTTATGATAGGAGCTGCTTTAATTACAGAGGATAGTAAAGTTACGTTAAATAATGTTGGCATTAATCCGACACGTACAGGAATTTTAGATGTAGTTGAAAAAATGGGCGCTATTATTGAAATAAAAGAAAAAGAAATTGCAGGCGAGCGTTCAGCAGATTTAACCATTTATTCAAGTGCTTTAAAAGGCATAGAAATTGGTGGAGATTTAATCCCTCGATTAATCGATGAAATTCCATTGATTGCATTGATTGCCACTCAAGCAGAAGGTACGACTGTGATCAAAGATGCAGAAGAGTTGCGAGTAAAAGAAACTGATCGGATTGCCGCAGTTGTAAAAGAATTGTCGAAAATGGGAGCGGATATTGAAGCTACCGAAGACGGCATGATTATTCATGGTCCAACTGTATTATCAGGTGCTGAAATGACTTCTTACGGCGATCATCGTCTAGGAATGATGGCAGCAATTGCCGCACTCGTTGCAACCGATGAAGTTGCGATTGACGATCCGGAATGCATTTCAATATCATATCCGAACTTTTTCGAACAACTGAATTTACTGACAAATTAA